One Octopus sinensis linkage group LG11, ASM634580v1, whole genome shotgun sequence genomic window carries:
- the LOC115217275 gene encoding uncharacterized protein LOC115217275, with protein sequence MEILVKRCLGVLGELIAEFGLKLNVVSAPLERNRADALTRVKRVWLEEPEEARKGIAAACRLDDSELKRLHSMHHLGVDRTLYLSKKVVRSCDRCQSIDPTPCGHEQGNLLVERNWKCLVVDVMHYHQRMYLSMVNCGPGRLAIWRELRTGIADKIAQILNGIFLERGPVEELLMDNGAVFHSEALRDMLNWWNVRCLFRAAYRPSGNGIVERHHWTVKSIAERGHISPLEAVFWYNMSPRSGQAEESVPHRAVFKYEWRHLSKALEGYEEEKGPACMKIGEEV encoded by the coding sequence ATGGAGATATTGGTGAAGCGCTGTCTAGGAGTTCTAGGAGAATTGATTGCCGAGTTCGGACTGAAGTTGAACGTGGTTTCCGCGCCTTTGGAGAGAAACAGGGCAGACGCACTGACCAGGGTGAAAAGGGTGTGGTTGGAGGAACCGGAGGAGGCCCGGAAAGGGATCGCTGCGGCATGTCGGTTGGATGACTCCGAACTGAAGAGACTACATTCTATGCATCActtgggtgtggacaggaccctaTATCTCTCGAAAAAAGTGGTCAggagctgcgacaggtgtcagtccattGACCCTACTCCGTGTGGGCATGAGCAAGGAAATCTTTTGGTGGAGCGCAACTGGAAATGTCTAGTTGTGGATGTGATGCACTACCATCAGAGAATGTATCTCTCCATGGTCAACTGTGGGCCGGGCcggctggccatttggagggagttgagaaCGGGCATTGCTGACAAGATTGCGCAGATTTtgaacgggatatttttagagaggGGTCCTGTGGAAGAACTGCTAATGGACAACGGGGCGGTGTTTCATTCAGAAGCAttgagggatatgctcaactggtggAATGTGCGTTgcttgttcagagcagcgtataggCCGAGTGGTAACGGGATCGTAGAGAGGCACCATTGGACAGTCAAGTccatagcggaaagagggcacatttcACCATTGGAAGCAGTTTTCTGGTACAACATGTCTCCCCGATCTGGACAAGCTGAAGAATCTGTGCCACACAGAGcagtatttaaatatgaatggaggcatCTTAGTAAAGCGCTGGAGGGCtacgaggaagagaagggacccgCTTGCatgaaaataggggaggaagtctgA